A part of Legionella sainthelensi genomic DNA contains:
- a CDS encoding sensor histidine kinase: MKFNIYIKILGAFFVIFLIFVLTFFRYLKSLETDIVINAGKTMSQGLLISLENELINNPKSNWNPLIKKKTDDIVHIITIDRLKLTATQSKQLNNGEIIYLTGKTYQFLNLVIVQHIAYKKIGKTPYVLAYYFSDPGQVIFDYMSPALKQIVQHLLLIPKNTWNKEILKLEKIYGFPLHIYNTKSMHVPRNIINSLSTNHLVFETNKNSSQIGILYYGFSGGILKIGPLNYLSISARVSDVIYYFILAFFFLSLCLITFLSVLFVKNMKKVYQITKNFSQGNFDFHRKISTASVLYGLYINIIHMGERLKELIESHKQMCRFVAHEIRTPLSTVQMATDSIKRKNTEDILLTKQVNSIQEDIADMNRIVSTFLIYSKMHSSELKLKKSKTDIISWLKTLLEPYASSIFEITFHANELNSIEAYIDESILKHAITNLITNAMKFALHHISLTISLDDRYILIHIDDDGPGLPHEGVDDIFSEYSIAEDAEIGDKHIGLGLAIVKKIVNLHGGKVFATQSPILNGARFTIRLPRYFFGS, encoded by the coding sequence ATGAAATTTAATATATATATTAAAATTTTGGGTGCATTCTTTGTGATTTTTTTAATTTTTGTTTTGACATTTTTTAGATATTTAAAATCACTTGAGACAGATATAGTTATTAATGCAGGAAAAACGATGTCACAAGGGCTGTTAATTAGTTTAGAAAATGAATTAATTAATAACCCAAAATCAAACTGGAATCCACTAATAAAGAAAAAGACAGATGATATTGTCCATATTATAACAATCGACCGCCTAAAGCTTACAGCGACGCAGAGTAAGCAATTAAATAATGGTGAGATAATTTATTTAACAGGTAAAACTTATCAATTTCTCAACTTAGTCATTGTACAACATATAGCTTATAAAAAAATTGGTAAGACCCCATACGTATTAGCTTATTATTTTTCAGATCCAGGCCAAGTTATTTTTGATTATATGAGCCCCGCTTTAAAACAAATCGTTCAACATTTATTATTAATACCCAAAAATACCTGGAATAAAGAAATATTAAAGCTAGAAAAAATATATGGCTTCCCACTTCATATTTATAATACCAAAAGTATGCACGTACCACGTAATATAATTAACTCTTTATCAACAAATCATCTGGTATTTGAAACAAATAAAAATTCGTCACAAATTGGTATTCTCTATTATGGTTTTAGTGGAGGAATACTCAAAATTGGCCCACTCAACTATCTATCAATTTCAGCAAGAGTAAGTGACGTAATATATTACTTTATATTGGCTTTCTTTTTCTTATCCCTTTGCCTTATTACATTTCTCTCCGTGCTTTTTGTGAAAAATATGAAAAAGGTATATCAGATCACTAAAAATTTTAGTCAAGGGAACTTTGATTTTCATCGGAAAATAAGCACGGCTTCTGTATTGTACGGGCTTTATATAAATATCATCCACATGGGCGAACGATTAAAAGAGCTGATTGAATCACATAAACAAATGTGTCGATTTGTCGCACATGAAATTAGAACTCCTTTGTCAACCGTTCAAATGGCGACGGATAGTATCAAAAGAAAAAACACAGAAGATATATTACTCACTAAACAAGTTAACAGTATACAAGAAGATATTGCAGACATGAATCGCATCGTCAGTACTTTTTTGATTTACTCAAAAATGCATTCCAGTGAATTAAAATTAAAAAAGTCGAAGACAGATATAATATCATGGTTGAAAACATTATTAGAGCCTTATGCATCATCGATATTTGAAATTACATTTCATGCGAATGAATTAAATTCTATTGAAGCATACATAGATGAAAGTATTTTAAAACATGCTATTACAAATTTAATTACAAATGCCATGAAATTTGCTCTACACCATATTTCTTTAACTATTTCGCTGGATGATAGGTACATTTTAATCCACATTGACGATGATGGGCCAGGCTTACCGCATGAGGGTGTGGATGACATTTTTTCTGAATACTCGATTGCCGAAGACGCTGAAATTGGGGATAAACATATTGGGTTAGGCTTAGCCATTGTTAAAAAAATTGTTAATCTCCATGGAGGAAAGGTGTTCGCTACACAATCCCCGATATTAAATGGTGCTCGATTCACAATTAGACTGCCTCGGTATTTTTTTGGGAGTTGA
- a CDS encoding serine hydrolase domain-containing protein has protein sequence MGTTPSMTALQAIIKLGHIPAVSYACVEHKENEKHKFVRTSISVGKKNLQPKDAEMTVNNKTRFPASSLSKIVFTYLILQLVKQKQIALDEPLHDILHYERFKVDGEYPKKAKELTARHILSHTTGLPNFGASLSSPLIFDSKSKLSEGYSYSGEAFLYLQKAIEAKIGKDLETLAQEYVFAPLKMSRSTFMPTSEDDDNVVAVHTELGKPTSIYVGEPLVNAAGSLLTTADDFSKLMVAWLENMKDPLIEQAFEPMNTDGLMTCGLGWHIYRHEDEVIAYQYGENPNTRAFIAINITTQKGAVFFTNSENGMSIANQVFCSPDLTPIGTMDRIYKQLHYTQCDEPGWQETILGKIAEIDDQFEEAKYYFEKAFELSPEDETKLRRLEWFKLVHHPSPKQESTLSMNAFVGNYKNLYNDDVEISIRDGGLIFKQFDQQIKLVQVAEAEFLPEKDQSFKIGFDGDHLSIYFVHGGRNKFLSKQHSPKYSLQYKDEVRQLRVSQLEMQYTDTTSKPSWRS, from the coding sequence ATGGGTACTACTCCTTCAATGACTGCATTACAAGCAATAATTAAGCTAGGGCATATTCCTGCTGTTAGTTATGCCTGTGTCGAGCACAAAGAAAATGAAAAACATAAATTTGTAAGAACTTCAATATCTGTTGGCAAAAAAAATCTTCAACCCAAAGACGCAGAAATGACCGTAAATAATAAAACCAGATTTCCAGCATCCTCTCTCAGCAAAATTGTTTTTACTTATTTGATATTGCAGTTGGTCAAGCAGAAGCAAATTGCTCTGGACGAACCATTACATGACATATTGCATTATGAACGATTCAAAGTGGATGGTGAATATCCTAAAAAAGCGAAGGAATTAACGGCCAGACATATATTGTCACATACTACGGGCTTACCGAATTTTGGGGCAAGTTTATCTTCACCACTCATTTTTGACTCTAAATCGAAATTGAGTGAGGGATACTCCTATTCAGGCGAAGCTTTTCTTTACTTACAAAAAGCCATTGAAGCTAAAATTGGCAAAGATTTAGAAACATTGGCCCAAGAGTATGTGTTTGCGCCATTAAAAATGAGCCGCTCTACATTTATGCCAACATCAGAGGACGATGATAATGTTGTCGCAGTTCATACCGAGCTAGGAAAACCAACTTCAATTTACGTAGGAGAGCCTCTCGTAAACGCCGCTGGCTCGCTGCTGACAACCGCCGATGATTTTTCGAAATTAATGGTTGCATGGTTAGAAAATATGAAGGATCCCCTCATTGAACAGGCATTTGAGCCAATGAATACGGATGGCCTCATGACATGTGGTTTAGGCTGGCACATCTATAGACATGAGGATGAGGTAATAGCATATCAATATGGTGAAAATCCTAATACGCGTGCTTTTATTGCGATCAATATAACAACCCAAAAAGGTGCTGTATTTTTTACCAATTCAGAAAACGGGATGAGCATTGCAAACCAAGTGTTCTGCTCTCCTGATTTAACTCCTATTGGTACTATGGACAGGATCTATAAACAATTACATTATACTCAATGCGATGAGCCAGGATGGCAAGAAACGATTTTAGGTAAAATTGCTGAAATTGATGACCAATTTGAAGAGGCAAAATATTATTTTGAAAAAGCTTTTGAGTTATCGCCTGAGGATGAAACGAAACTGAGGCGTTTGGAATGGTTTAAACTGGTACATCATCCCTCTCCGAAGCAGGAATCTACCTTATCAATGAACGCATTTGTTGGGAATTATAAGAACTTATATAACGATGACGTAGAGATATCAATAAGAGATGGTGGTTTGATATTTAAGCAATTTGATCAACAAATAAAACTTGTGCAAGTAGCAGAGGCTGAGTTTTTACCTGAAAAGGACCAATCTTTCAAAATAGGATTTGATGGAGATCACTTGAGCATTTATTTTGTCCACGGTGGTCGTAATAAATTTTTATCAAAACAGCATTCACCAAAATATTCATTACAATATAAAGACGAAGTGAGGCAATTGCGAGTATCTCAGCTTGAAATGCAATACACAGACACAACATCCAAACCATCCTGGAGGTCATAA
- a CDS encoding response regulator, with protein sequence MKSKSILLVEDNIKLANYLKESLQEAGYDVSIEKRGDRAVYRILREQPSVVILDIMLPGMNGDQICHTIRDDYLGKILMLTAINDIESEVSSLNLGADDYLTKPVADEVLKARIEALLRRPNLVNDQNQFHFGNFSINFSTKSVHLFGEEISISTSDFEVLALLVKNHDRLLSRNSIQYALSGREYDGVDRSIDLKISRLRKALNDNSKKPYRIKTFHKKGYVFISEAWE encoded by the coding sequence ATGAAAAGTAAATCAATATTGCTTGTAGAAGATAACATTAAGTTAGCCAACTATCTCAAAGAAAGCCTACAAGAAGCAGGTTATGATGTATCTATTGAAAAACGTGGCGACAGAGCCGTCTATCGTATTCTTCGTGAACAACCAAGTGTGGTGATATTAGATATAATGCTTCCAGGGATGAATGGAGATCAAATCTGTCACACCATTCGAGATGATTATTTGGGGAAAATACTCATGTTAACCGCAATTAATGATATTGAAAGTGAAGTATCTTCTTTAAACTTAGGAGCCGATGACTATTTAACAAAACCTGTTGCAGACGAAGTTTTAAAAGCAAGAATAGAAGCATTGTTACGTAGACCTAATCTAGTTAATGATCAAAATCAATTTCATTTCGGCAACTTTTCTATCAATTTTAGTACAAAGAGTGTCCATCTCTTTGGTGAGGAAATTTCAATAAGTACCAGTGACTTTGAGGTTCTTGCTTTATTGGTTAAGAATCATGATAGATTACTTAGTAGAAATAGCATTCAGTATGCTCTTTCTGGTCGCGAATATGATGGGGTTGACAGGAGTATCGATTTAAAAATATCACGTTTAAGAAAAGCATTAAATGATAACAGTAAAAAGCCTTATCGAATAAAAACATTTCATAAAAAAGGATATGTATTTATATCTGAAGCTTGGGAATAA
- a CDS encoding DUF4116 domain-containing protein — MNNATIEKILNHRLIDLDLPSLPAKNNHHGWETLYRLYFPEMPEENTNFYDAFSKAYVQIFRDGLGSLPMLQHRSEAVKSDKQIVYHVVSFRGNELKWAAYSLQNDKKTVLAAVEGDCNALEFASPLMQDDDEVVFKAIENKRGWAIKHASPRLKENNDMRQSAVEEYGLALEHIPSKHRDLNLSLRALRSNFFASLYCTENVKKTPEYQQVQKLTDYQERNQLITFFLSKGSATKNARKTIATEVPNESIETPGLK; from the coding sequence TTGAACAATGCAACTATAGAAAAAATTTTAAACCACAGATTGATTGATTTGGATTTACCGTCACTTCCTGCAAAAAATAATCATCATGGCTGGGAGACCTTGTACCGACTTTATTTTCCCGAAATGCCAGAGGAAAATACGAATTTTTATGATGCTTTTAGCAAAGCCTACGTACAGATTTTCCGCGATGGGCTTGGTTCATTACCCATGTTGCAACATCGCTCAGAGGCTGTAAAAAGCGATAAACAGATTGTCTACCATGTAGTATCTTTTCGCGGCAATGAACTAAAATGGGCAGCTTATTCACTTCAAAATGACAAAAAAACAGTATTAGCTGCCGTTGAAGGCGATTGCAACGCGTTGGAATTTGCTTCTCCTTTGATGCAAGACGATGATGAGGTAGTGTTTAAAGCCATAGAGAATAAACGAGGCTGGGCGATAAAGCATGCGTCTCCACGGCTGAAAGAAAATAATGATATGCGTCAATCTGCCGTTGAAGAATATGGTTTGGCATTGGAACATATTCCTAGTAAACACCGGGATCTTAATCTATCTCTGCGCGCATTACGCTCAAATTTTTTTGCGTCATTGTATTGTACTGAGAATGTAAAAAAAACACCTGAATACCAGCAAGTGCAGAAGCTAACGGATTATCAAGAAAGGAATCAGCTTATTACTTTCTTTCTCTCTAAGGGTTCGGCCACTAAAAATGCCCGCAAGACAATTGCCACAGAGGTACCTAATGAGTCTATAGAAACACCAGGCCTGAAATAA
- a CDS encoding LysR family transcriptional regulator, which translates to MISEIQVFIQVVDSNSFYKAANVLKMSPASVTRKIAKLEASLGVTLLNRNTRRFSLTSYGEYCYQHCQMITGLMSELHQSIADKIKSPKGTLHLSIAAYSGYMELIPIISGFIKKFPLIKINYFKSNIYPDFIEDTFDFYFRYKEVHTRTLQSQKLIEHQLICCASPHYLQHHGVPKHPHDLIHHNCIIHQINLYEGEIWDFEDNHQLTSITATGNLRVNNSALALEAVMEGIGIARLPQYFFQKHLNNGELVEVLANYRCPPLAVWLIHPRNQHMSYHHKIFMEYLVEAYRCLNSKNTKTFIDN; encoded by the coding sequence ATGATTTCTGAGATTCAAGTTTTTATACAAGTGGTTGATAGCAACAGTTTTTATAAAGCGGCAAATGTATTAAAGATGTCGCCTGCATCGGTCACTCGAAAAATTGCCAAATTAGAAGCATCACTCGGTGTCACTCTTTTAAATCGTAACACCAGACGATTTTCATTAACGAGTTATGGCGAGTATTGTTATCAACACTGTCAAATGATTACTGGATTGATGTCAGAACTACACCAAAGTATTGCAGATAAAATTAAATCACCTAAAGGCACGCTTCATCTCAGTATTGCTGCTTATTCAGGCTATATGGAATTAATCCCCATTATTTCGGGATTCATTAAAAAATTCCCACTGATTAAAATTAACTATTTCAAAAGTAATATTTATCCTGATTTCATTGAGGATACTTTTGATTTTTATTTCCGATATAAAGAAGTTCATACTCGCACATTACAATCCCAAAAGCTTATTGAGCATCAATTAATTTGTTGTGCGTCACCTCATTACCTCCAGCATCATGGAGTACCCAAACATCCTCATGATTTGATTCATCATAATTGTATTATTCATCAAATTAATTTGTATGAAGGCGAAATATGGGATTTTGAGGATAATCATCAACTAACCTCTATCACCGCTACGGGCAATTTACGCGTCAACAATTCTGCTTTAGCATTGGAAGCTGTTATGGAAGGCATAGGCATTGCTCGGCTCCCACAATATTTTTTTCAAAAACATCTGAACAATGGAGAGTTAGTAGAGGTTTTAGCAAACTATCGTTGCCCACCGCTCGCGGTGTGGCTAATACATCCCCGTAACCAACATATGTCTTACCACCATAAAATTTTTATGGAATATCTTGTTGAAGCCTACCGTTGCTTAAATAGTAAAAATACTAAAACATTTATTGACAATTAA